A part of Catenulispora sp. GP43 genomic DNA contains:
- a CDS encoding isochorismatase family protein: MTQRALIIIDVQESFRARPIWRLIDNPDIADDVNRLVDHARANDDLVVWVLHEEPGSGTAFDPASGHVRYLDGLREPAAGDIEVRKTSHNAFTTTNLQQRLTEHGVTELAICGIRTEQCCETTARVGSDLGYQVTFVVDATATNPIPHPDGPQDPTPEELEADPRALPAAAVVERTVFALAHRFATIATVDGVVGAVGAVGAGTAAAVPVG; encoded by the coding sequence ATGACACAGCGAGCCCTCATCATCATCGACGTCCAGGAGTCCTTCCGCGCCCGCCCGATCTGGCGGCTGATCGACAACCCGGACATCGCCGACGACGTCAACCGCCTCGTGGACCACGCCCGCGCCAACGACGACCTGGTGGTCTGGGTCCTGCACGAGGAGCCGGGCAGCGGCACCGCCTTCGACCCGGCCTCCGGGCACGTCCGCTACCTGGACGGCCTGCGCGAGCCGGCCGCCGGCGACATCGAGGTCCGCAAGACCTCGCACAACGCGTTCACCACCACCAACCTGCAGCAGCGGCTCACCGAGCACGGCGTGACCGAGCTGGCGATCTGCGGCATCCGCACCGAGCAGTGCTGCGAGACCACCGCGCGGGTCGGCTCCGACCTGGGCTACCAGGTGACGTTCGTGGTGGACGCGACCGCGACCAACCCGATCCCGCACCCGGACGGGCCGCAGGACCCGACCCCCGAGGAGTTGGAGGCCGACCCGCGCGCGCTGCCGGCCGCGGCCGTCGTGGAGCGCACCGTCTTCGCGTTGGCGCACCGCTTCGCGACCATCGCGACGGTGGACGGCGTGGTCGGCGCGGTCGGCGCGGTCGGCGCGGGCACCGCGGCCGCGGTCCCGGTAGGCTGA
- a CDS encoding GlxA family transcriptional regulator: MVRVVFLLIPRLHLLDLSGPAQAFSTADDCGYPYELRYYAEQEDIVSAQGVRLRAETEWPGAGPEDLVVVPGWRSPSLKGSPRPGRELLRRLAEHHAAGGTVASVCSGAEVLGQAGLLDDRRCTTHHDLQDELAARYPRARVERDVVYVTDHRVVTSAGIASGIDLALHLVAERHGPAAAAKIAREMVVYARRSGEESQDSAMLRHRWHLRDAVHRAQDRIDAAYAEPLRLADLARAGGVSERTLTRQFVESTGMTPLRYQQTLRVERAENLIGHGATVEAAARAVGFADARMLRRLRSRVM, from the coding sequence ATTGTGAGGGTCGTCTTCCTGCTCATCCCGCGCCTGCACCTGTTGGACCTGTCGGGTCCGGCGCAGGCCTTCTCCACCGCGGACGATTGCGGCTACCCGTACGAGCTGCGGTACTACGCCGAGCAGGAGGACATCGTCAGCGCGCAGGGCGTCCGGCTGCGCGCCGAGACCGAGTGGCCCGGCGCCGGCCCGGAGGACCTGGTCGTGGTCCCGGGCTGGCGCTCGCCCAGCCTCAAGGGCAGCCCGCGCCCGGGACGGGAGCTGCTGCGCCGGCTGGCCGAGCACCACGCCGCCGGCGGCACCGTGGCCAGCGTCTGCTCCGGCGCCGAGGTGCTGGGCCAGGCCGGGCTGCTGGACGACCGGCGCTGCACGACGCACCACGATCTGCAGGACGAACTCGCCGCGCGCTACCCGCGGGCCCGGGTCGAACGCGACGTGGTCTACGTGACCGACCACCGGGTGGTGACCTCGGCCGGCATCGCCAGCGGCATCGATCTGGCGCTGCACCTGGTGGCCGAGCGCCACGGCCCGGCCGCCGCGGCCAAGATCGCCCGCGAGATGGTGGTGTACGCGCGCCGCTCCGGCGAGGAGTCCCAGGACAGTGCGATGCTGCGGCACCGCTGGCATCTGCGCGACGCGGTGCACCGCGCGCAGGACCGGATCGACGCGGCCTACGCCGAGCCGTTGCGGCTGGCGGATCTGGCGCGCGCCGGCGGCGTCAGCGAGCGTACTTTGACGCGGCAATTCGTGGAGAGCACAGGCATGACTCCGTTGCGTTACCAGCAAACGCTGCGGGTGGAGCGCGCCGAGAATCTGATCGGGCACGGCGCGACGGTCGAGGCGGCCGCGCGCGCTGTGGGCTTCGCCGATGCCCGTATGCTGCGCCGACTGCGTTCGCGCGTGATGTAG
- a CDS encoding phosphodiester glycosidase family protein: protein MTPAPTGRTGDGYPGRGVPPRPDRPQGPPRSRDVPRPRPPQDPRQGPPAEPRTPWDDYNQAPQYPQGRDPRAGQQPPQRDPRDPSYQQRDPRDPGYQQRDPRDPRDPSYQQRPEHPRNGYPQPGQPPAPGRQQAGRQQQAPSYQQSPSYQRVDRAAQDIGSLDETHIPRGTRRRIPQNPEELRHPEDLHPAEYSSSHQDGYGPDGYDEDGFGPDGEDEDDLAESGERGGRGRRRAGSRRKDRLTPAQRRRRKLIFRGVAGVMAIFLFLTSYSLYGALSAPGNMSNQARIAEWARGKGMGFAVSWMENQQYQNNKPKTGGNLSPQQLADLAPPSATPTLAKNDHLLPPMKPFVPNPAPGEGDWQPAVVLNGAPVIQIAKLRSDPQHLEYLSAVAWMDQKHASFILHPGSQQPGTSGYSQTDHLAGDQLKNLIATWNGAFLLNPNDAHGGFYLNGKTYGTLMPGAASEVFYKDGTMNVGSWNSGAGFQMDPNVVGVRQNLQLLVDNGQINPQVNSDDKKLWGVTIKNAYFVWRSGIGITADGSIVYAMGPALSVPTLAELLQRAGAVRGMELDINPEWVSYMTYDGSKDPTNPVPTKLLDFARTGQRYFSTEERDFVAVYSR from the coding sequence ATGACACCGGCACCGACGGGAAGGACCGGCGACGGCTATCCGGGACGCGGGGTACCTCCGCGGCCGGACCGGCCGCAGGGACCGCCCCGCAGCCGTGACGTACCGCGTCCCCGGCCCCCTCAGGACCCGCGCCAGGGCCCTCCGGCCGAGCCGCGGACGCCGTGGGACGACTACAACCAGGCTCCGCAGTACCCGCAGGGCCGGGACCCGCGGGCCGGGCAGCAGCCGCCGCAGCGTGATCCGCGCGATCCGAGCTACCAGCAGCGCGATCCTCGTGATCCCGGCTACCAGCAGCGCGATCCCCGCGATCCTCGCGACCCGAGCTACCAGCAGCGGCCGGAGCACCCGCGTAACGGCTACCCGCAGCCGGGCCAGCCGCCGGCCCCGGGCCGCCAGCAGGCCGGCCGTCAGCAGCAGGCGCCGAGCTACCAGCAGAGCCCGAGCTACCAGCGCGTGGACCGGGCGGCGCAGGACATAGGCTCGCTGGACGAGACCCACATCCCGCGCGGCACGCGGCGCCGGATCCCTCAAAACCCTGAGGAACTCCGTCACCCTGAGGATCTTCATCCGGCGGAGTACTCCTCGAGCCACCAGGACGGCTACGGCCCCGACGGCTACGACGAAGACGGCTTCGGCCCCGACGGCGAGGACGAGGACGACCTCGCGGAGTCCGGCGAGCGCGGGGGCCGCGGCCGCCGGCGGGCCGGCTCGCGCCGCAAGGACCGGCTGACCCCGGCCCAGCGCCGCCGCCGGAAACTCATATTCCGGGGCGTGGCCGGCGTCATGGCCATATTCCTGTTCCTGACCAGCTACTCGCTCTACGGCGCGCTGAGCGCCCCGGGCAACATGAGCAACCAGGCGCGGATCGCGGAGTGGGCCCGCGGGAAGGGCATGGGCTTCGCCGTGTCCTGGATGGAGAACCAGCAGTACCAGAACAACAAGCCCAAGACCGGCGGCAACCTGTCCCCGCAGCAGCTGGCCGACCTGGCCCCGCCGTCGGCGACGCCGACGCTGGCCAAGAACGACCACCTGCTGCCGCCCATGAAGCCGTTCGTGCCGAACCCGGCGCCCGGCGAGGGCGACTGGCAGCCGGCGGTGGTGCTGAACGGCGCCCCGGTGATCCAGATCGCGAAGCTGCGCTCGGACCCGCAGCACCTGGAGTACCTGTCGGCGGTGGCGTGGATGGACCAGAAGCACGCCAGCTTCATCCTGCACCCCGGCTCCCAGCAGCCCGGCACGTCCGGCTACAGCCAGACCGACCACCTGGCCGGCGACCAGCTCAAGAACCTGATCGCGACGTGGAACGGCGCCTTCCTGCTGAACCCGAACGACGCGCACGGCGGCTTCTACCTCAACGGCAAGACCTACGGCACCCTGATGCCGGGCGCGGCCTCGGAGGTGTTCTACAAGGACGGCACGATGAACGTCGGGTCCTGGAACTCCGGCGCGGGCTTCCAGATGGACCCGAACGTGGTCGGCGTCCGGCAGAACCTGCAGCTGCTGGTGGACAACGGCCAGATCAACCCGCAGGTGAACAGCGACGACAAGAAGCTGTGGGGCGTGACCATCAAGAACGCGTACTTCGTGTGGCGCTCCGGGATCGGCATCACCGCCGACGGCAGCATCGTCTACGCGATGGGCCCGGCGCTGTCCGTGCCGACCCTGGCCGAGCTGTTGCAGCGGGCCGGCGCGGTCCGGGGGATGGAGCTGGACATCAACCCGGAGTGGGTGTCCTACATGACCTACGACGGCAGTAAGGACCCGACGAACCCGGTCCCGACGAAGCTGCTGGACTTCGCCCGCACCGGGCAGCGGTACTTCTCCACCGAGGAGCGCGACTTCGTGGCCGTATACAGCCGTTAA
- a CDS encoding FHA domain-containing protein: MMAQCPDGHQSVATDYCDECGLSIGTPAHAAGGSSPSGGGAPNYGSAGEPCPNCLLPRQAGDTFCEGCGFNFADEQTGKTVDQPQLDIEAELRKAEKAQREAEQREAEQREAERLRSGSGQNGSAQTGSGQTGSGQSNSGQTGSGRSGSSQTGGPVNPGPQTDPDSDPLARTVTSDPTGIGGAASGSTAQWIAIASADRAYYDAVVAEGEIDPNAYPFPPYCPERQFELKGDTVRIGRTGKRGTVDIDLTGPPTDPGVSHLHAVLQHRPDGGWQVVDLESMNGTVLNDDTAPIPANQAFPVEAGYRIHVGVWTTLTLIQLD, translated from the coding sequence ATGATGGCCCAGTGTCCGGACGGACACCAGTCGGTCGCGACCGACTACTGCGACGAGTGCGGCCTGTCGATCGGCACGCCGGCGCACGCGGCCGGGGGTTCGTCCCCGAGCGGCGGCGGCGCGCCGAACTACGGCTCGGCCGGCGAGCCGTGCCCGAACTGCCTGCTGCCCAGGCAGGCAGGCGACACCTTCTGCGAGGGCTGCGGGTTCAACTTCGCCGACGAGCAGACCGGCAAGACGGTCGACCAGCCGCAGCTGGACATCGAGGCCGAGCTGCGCAAGGCGGAGAAGGCGCAGCGGGAGGCCGAACAGCGCGAGGCCGAGCAGCGGGAGGCGGAGCGCCTGCGCAGCGGCTCGGGCCAGAACGGCTCGGCGCAGACCGGATCTGGACAGACCGGCTCCGGCCAGAGCAACTCGGGCCAGACCGGATCGGGCCGGTCCGGCTCCAGCCAGACCGGCGGCCCGGTGAACCCCGGTCCGCAGACCGACCCGGACTCCGACCCGCTGGCCCGGACTGTCACGTCCGATCCGACCGGTATCGGCGGCGCCGCCTCCGGGAGCACTGCGCAGTGGATCGCGATCGCCAGCGCCGACCGCGCGTACTACGACGCCGTGGTCGCCGAGGGCGAGATCGACCCCAACGCCTACCCCTTCCCGCCGTACTGTCCGGAGCGCCAGTTCGAGCTCAAGGGCGACACGGTGCGCATCGGCCGCACGGGCAAGCGCGGCACCGTGGACATCGACCTGACCGGCCCGCCGACCGACCCGGGGGTGTCGCATCTGCACGCGGTGCTCCAGCACCGCCCGGACGGCGGCTGGCAGGTGGTGGACCTGGAGTCGATGAACGGCACCGTGCTCAACGACGACACCGCCCCGATCCCGGCGAACCAGGCGTTCCCGGTCGAGGCCGGGTACCGGATCCACGTCGGGGTGTGGACCACGCTGACGCTGATCCAGCTCGACTGA
- a CDS encoding VWA domain-containing protein encodes MSQYPDFAFEINQNEFLAAGAREVHAVVTLTATAAAGGAPAPAAASYGAPASGTENVEVIIIDCSGSMDYPRTKMMAAKEATKVAIDTLSDGAYFAVVAGTEGARVVYPTGGQLLRADYQSRAAAKDAVGRLHANGGTAMGRWLAQAGRIFDTHPHAIKHAILLTDGKDESETPADLARAIQSSVGNFTADCRGIGEDWEPKELRKIADALLGTVGIIREPAKLADDFREMMVNSMGKEVADVALRLWAPKGATVRYVKQVSPNLADLSGMRVPGDNPLTGDYPTGAWGAETREYHVCVEVEPGNIGQEKLAGRVQLVAKDAGGATLLGEGKIRAVWTEDTDLSTRINGRVAHYTGQAEMASAIQEGLDAQAAGDLDTATARLGRAMDLAVESGHEDTVKMLRKVTEVDPATSKVRAKAKVDKGDAMELEVDSTKTVRAKRN; translated from the coding sequence ATGAGCCAGTACCCAGACTTCGCCTTCGAGATCAACCAGAACGAGTTCCTGGCCGCCGGCGCGCGTGAGGTGCACGCGGTGGTCACGCTGACCGCGACCGCGGCGGCCGGGGGAGCACCGGCCCCGGCCGCGGCCTCCTACGGGGCTCCGGCCTCGGGCACGGAGAACGTCGAGGTCATCATCATCGACTGCTCGGGGTCCATGGACTACCCGCGGACCAAGATGATGGCGGCCAAGGAGGCCACCAAGGTCGCCATCGACACCCTGAGCGACGGCGCCTACTTCGCGGTGGTGGCCGGCACCGAGGGCGCGCGCGTGGTCTACCCGACCGGCGGGCAGCTGCTGCGCGCCGACTACCAGAGCCGCGCCGCGGCCAAGGACGCGGTCGGGCGCCTGCACGCCAACGGCGGCACCGCGATGGGCCGCTGGCTGGCCCAGGCCGGCCGGATCTTCGACACCCACCCGCACGCGATCAAGCACGCGATCCTGCTCACCGACGGCAAGGACGAGTCCGAGACGCCGGCGGACCTGGCGCGCGCCATTCAGTCCAGCGTCGGCAACTTCACCGCCGACTGCCGCGGCATCGGCGAGGACTGGGAGCCCAAGGAGCTGCGCAAGATCGCCGACGCGCTGCTGGGCACCGTGGGCATCATCCGCGAGCCGGCCAAGCTGGCCGACGACTTCCGCGAGATGATGGTCAACTCCATGGGCAAGGAGGTCGCCGACGTCGCGCTGCGGCTGTGGGCGCCCAAGGGCGCGACCGTCCGCTACGTCAAGCAGGTCAGCCCGAACCTGGCGGACCTGTCCGGGATGCGCGTGCCCGGCGACAACCCGCTCACCGGCGACTACCCGACCGGCGCGTGGGGCGCGGAGACGCGCGAGTACCACGTCTGCGTCGAGGTCGAGCCGGGCAACATCGGCCAGGAGAAGCTGGCCGGCCGGGTGCAGCTGGTGGCCAAGGACGCCGGCGGCGCCACGCTGTTGGGCGAGGGCAAGATCCGCGCGGTGTGGACCGAGGACACCGACCTGTCCACCCGCATCAACGGCCGGGTGGCGCACTACACCGGCCAGGCCGAGATGGCCTCGGCCATCCAGGAGGGCCTGGACGCCCAGGCCGCCGGAGACCTGGACACCGCCACCGCGCGCCTGGGCCGCGCCATGGACCTGGCGGTGGAGTCCGGGCACGAGGACACCGTGAAGATGCTGCGCAAGGTGACCGAGGTCGACCCGGCCACGTCCAAGGTGCGGGCCAAGGCCAAGGTGGACAAGGGCGACGCGATGGAGCTCGAGGTGGACTCCACCAAGACCGTGCGCGCCAAGCGGAACTGA